One Luteibacter aegosomaticola genomic window carries:
- a CDS encoding sigma-54 dependent transcriptional regulator, which translates to MKSSNFLVVESDSARADAVGSALAFLGYRPVLASRIQAVDAGESWRGAYVGTVDDEAELEAMLAPLGRQARELPMLVAADSPIATSLIADDTNQNVELIDMPLRYERLQEALRSLQSRMQQPTSNLRFVGQSGPMQRVNSLIRQVAPFDSSVLVLGESGSGKELVARTIHDCSPRRDKPFVAINCGAIPAELLESELFGHEKGAFTGAISTRKGRFELAEGGTLFLDEIGDMSLPMQVKLLRVLQERVFERVGGNRAQRCDVRIIAATHRDLEGAIERGTFREDLFYRLSVFPLEMPPLRQRLEDLPALIAEFNQRLVQRGLSSIRFTPSAMNALCQHPWPGNVRELSNLVERMAILMPQGDVRAADLPEKYRGATPVEEVSGAALIAMMEAEPDVTETFRYGGEGDPSVLPQGGLDLKDHLAGIEIGLIRQALDSANGVVAHAAKLLRVQRTTLVEKLRKYGLSEAAQAG; encoded by the coding sequence GTGAAGTCGTCCAACTTTCTCGTCGTCGAATCCGACTCCGCCCGCGCTGATGCCGTGGGTTCGGCCCTGGCCTTCCTGGGCTACCGCCCTGTCCTCGCCAGCCGCATCCAGGCCGTCGACGCTGGTGAGTCGTGGCGCGGTGCCTACGTGGGCACGGTCGATGACGAAGCCGAGCTGGAAGCGATGCTCGCCCCGCTGGGCCGCCAGGCTCGCGAACTCCCGATGCTCGTAGCGGCTGACTCGCCGATCGCTACCTCGCTGATCGCCGACGACACCAACCAGAATGTCGAGCTGATCGACATGCCGCTGCGCTATGAGCGCCTGCAGGAAGCCCTGCGCAGCCTGCAGTCCCGCATGCAGCAGCCGACGTCGAACCTGCGCTTCGTGGGCCAGTCCGGCCCGATGCAGCGCGTGAACTCGCTGATCCGCCAGGTGGCCCCGTTTGATTCCAGCGTGCTGGTGCTGGGCGAATCCGGCAGCGGCAAGGAACTGGTCGCCCGCACCATCCACGATTGCTCGCCGCGCCGCGATAAGCCGTTCGTCGCCATCAACTGCGGCGCCATCCCGGCCGAGCTGCTCGAAAGCGAACTGTTCGGCCATGAGAAGGGCGCGTTCACCGGTGCCATCAGCACCCGCAAGGGCCGTTTCGAGCTGGCCGAGGGCGGCACCCTGTTCCTGGACGAAATCGGCGACATGAGCCTGCCCATGCAGGTGAAGCTGCTGCGCGTGCTGCAAGAGCGCGTATTCGAGCGCGTGGGCGGCAACCGCGCCCAGCGTTGCGACGTGCGCATCATCGCTGCCACCCATCGTGACCTCGAAGGCGCGATCGAGCGCGGCACGTTCCGTGAAGACCTTTTCTATCGCCTGTCGGTGTTCCCGCTGGAAATGCCGCCGCTGCGCCAGCGCCTCGAAGATCTCCCGGCGCTGATTGCCGAATTCAACCAGCGTCTCGTCCAGCGTGGCCTGTCGTCGATCCGTTTCACCCCGAGCGCCATGAACGCCCTTTGCCAGCACCCGTGGCCGGGTAACGTGCGTGAACTGTCGAACCTGGTGGAGCGCATGGCCATCCTCATGCCGCAGGGCGATGTCCGCGCGGCTGACCTGCCGGAAAAGTACCGCGGTGCGACGCCGGTTGAGGAAGTATCGGGGGCGGCGCTCATCGCCATGATGGAAGCCGAGCCGGATGTGACGGAAACCTTCCGTTACGGTGGTGAAGGCGATCCGTCGGTGCTGCCGCAGGGCGGCCTCGATCTGAAGGATCACCTTGCCGGCATCGAGATTGGCCTGATCCGCCAGGCGCTCGACTCCGCCAATGGCGTGGTCGCCCATGCCG
- a CDS encoding PilZ domain-containing protein, with the protein MSEATWNAFSERVTWDARFHATCEGGERLASAALASVNDRNANVLVAVAALMDRRVDTGEDDNALSQEVARLDAKLNVLMEIVNRLLLPQAALPPRISLRFNALGAVLPWDGLPPIGQPVLLKLHFDVVRALPLELPGIRQPGPMDGKGFVAFEGLSEPVRDEIERLVFRQHRRQVAEARAHATQG; encoded by the coding sequence ATGAGCGAAGCAACATGGAACGCCTTTTCGGAGCGTGTCACCTGGGACGCCCGATTCCACGCCACCTGTGAAGGCGGCGAGCGCCTGGCCTCCGCCGCGCTCGCCTCGGTCAATGACCGCAATGCCAATGTGCTCGTCGCCGTCGCTGCCCTGATGGACCGCCGCGTCGATACGGGCGAGGACGACAACGCCCTCAGCCAGGAAGTGGCCCGTCTGGATGCCAAGCTCAACGTCCTGATGGAGATCGTGAATCGCTTGTTGTTGCCGCAGGCGGCCCTGCCGCCCCGTATTTCCTTGCGCTTCAACGCCCTGGGGGCCGTGCTCCCCTGGGATGGCCTGCCGCCGATTGGCCAGCCGGTTCTGCTGAAACTGCACTTCGACGTCGTCCGTGCGCTCCCCCTCGAATTGCCAGGTATCCGCCAGCCCGGGCCTATGGACGGCAAGGGTTTCGTGGCCTTCGAGGGCCTCTCCGAGCCGGTCCGTGACGAGATAGAAAGGCTGGTTTTTCGGCAGCATCGCCGTCAGGTGGCCGAGGCCCGCGCCCACGCGACCCAAGGGTGA